The genomic region TCGCCGCGGCGTCCCCGCCCGGCTGGGGGACTGGGGCGATGTGTCCAACCCTCTCGAATTCTTCGAGATCACAGATCAAAAACTCCCCTCCCCAAAGGGCGCCGTCCGTGCCTAGGCCGAGGCCGTCGAAAGAAACGCCTATGACCTTATCGGTGTATCCGGTCTCCGCAAGGACCGACGCGATGTGGGCGTGGTGGTGCTGGACCGGAACCGGAATAAGGCCCGATTCCTTGACAAAGCGGGTGGAGAGATAGTCGGGGTGGAGGTCGTGGGCGATATACTTAGGCCTAACCTCGAGGATGCCCTTCAAGTGGCCGGTTGCTTCCAAGAAGGCCTCGTATGCCGAGACGTTCTGGAGGTCTCCTATGTGGTGGCTCAAAAATACGTTTTCACCGCGGGTCAGCCCCACTGTGTTATTCAGCTCCGCCCCCACGGACAATATCTCGCCGCCGGACGTGTCGACGGGAATCTTCACCGGAAACGGTGCGTAGCCGCGCGACCTCCTGATGAACCTGTTTTTTCCGGCGATGAACCTTGAGACGGAGTCGTCCGTCCTGATGTGGATATCCCTGTCGTGCACCAGAAAGAAGTCGGCCAAAAATCCCAGCCTCTCCTTCGCGTCGGCGTTCCCGTAGGCGATAGGCTCGTCCTTCTGGTTTCCGCTGGTCATGACGAGGATGTCAAGCGGACTTTTTAACAGGAGGTGGTGGAGCGGCGTGTACGGGAGCATCAGACCGAAGGAGGCGCTGTTCGGGGCGATCTCCTCCGGGAGTTTGCTGTCCGCCCTCTTCTTCAGGAGGAGGACCGGCCTCTCGGTGCCGACAAGTATCTCTTCCGCAGAATCGGGGACCTCCGCTATCCTCCTTATCGCGGCCATGTCTCTTGCCATCAGGGCGAATGGCTTCTTGTCCCTCTCTTTTCTCCTGCGAAGCTTTACCACCGCCTCGTCGTTTTCGGCGTCGCAGGCGAGGTGAAATCCCCCCAGACCCTTGACGGCGAGAATCTTCCCCTCCGAGAGGAGCTGAACCGCATGATCTATCGGATTTTCACAAATTATCTTGTTGCCATTTCGGTTGAGGAGCTCCACTTTGGGTCCGCAGACGGGGCAGCAGGTCGGCTCGGCGTGAAACCTCCGGTTTTTCGGGTCTTCGTATTCACGCCTGCACTCCGGGCACATCTCGAAGGTCGCCATCGTCGTCCTGGCGCGGTCGTAAGGGATGTCCTTGATTATGGTGTACCTTGGGCCGCAGTTCGTGCAGTTGATGAAGGGGTATCTGTATCTCCTGTCCTCCGGGTCGTTCATCTCTTTGAGACAATCGG from Candidatus Zymogenus saltonus harbors:
- the hypF gene encoding carbamoyltransferase HypF, translating into MIKRIRVNVTGIVQGVGFRPFVYNLASGLGLGGFVLNDSKGVTVEVEGDDAAISAFLNRFETEPPPLTKIESVRTDTLTPTGIKNGEFVIVESKNTGVRSVLISPDIATCADCLKEMNDPEDRRYRYPFINCTNCGPRYTIIKDIPYDRARTTMATFEMCPECRREYEDPKNRRFHAEPTCCPVCGPKVELLNRNGNKIICENPIDHAVQLLSEGKILAVKGLGGFHLACDAENDEAVVKLRRRKERDKKPFALMARDMAAIRRIAEVPDSAEEILVGTERPVLLLKKRADSKLPEEIAPNSASFGLMLPYTPLHHLLLKSPLDILVMTSGNQKDEPIAYGNADAKERLGFLADFFLVHDRDIHIRTDDSVSRFIAGKNRFIRRSRGYAPFPVKIPVDTSGGEILSVGAELNNTVGLTRGENVFLSHHIGDLQNVSAYEAFLEATGHLKGILEVRPKYIAHDLHPDYLSTRFVKESGLIPVPVQHHHAHIASVLAETGYTDKVIGVSFDGLGLGTDGALWGGEFLICDLEEFERVGHIAPVPQPGGDAAARRPDRMAYVYLLRAFGDEAPSLYRELLPSLDDGEVLLMTDMMGKGVNSPLTTGVGRLFDAVSALIGICTINTYHSQAPMELEATAEREPGEEGHYPAEIVESENGVAFVETNGIIRGIVDDIRRGVGAPVVSARFHNSVAEFTLDMTKRLRDAASISAVALSGGVFINRFLTERLVKILMEDGFDVMLNGRVPAGDGGIALGQAAVAAWRNR